From Paenibacillus graminis, a single genomic window includes:
- a CDS encoding FeoA family protein, protein MASTSCSLLRLQPGSTGSIHRIEGMNPILRRRLADLGVSEGVMIRLKGKGPFLGPITLECNGQLFAIRRKEASMIEVNVS, encoded by the coding sequence ATGGCTTCCACATCCTGCTCCTTACTGCGCTTACAACCGGGCTCAACGGGCTCCATTCACAGAATAGAAGGAATGAACCCCATTTTGCGGCGCCGCTTGGCTGATCTTGGTGTGTCTGAAGGCGTAATGATCCGTCTGAAAGGGAAAGGGCCTTTTCTCGGTCCCATTACCCTGGAATGCAACGGTCAGTTGTTCGCTATCCGCCGGAAGGAAGCTTCCATGATTGAGGTGAATGTCTCATGA
- a CDS encoding putative bifunctional diguanylate cyclase/phosphodiesterase produces the protein MRQEEKKTIHAAITGAVLFLLIQIFRTPLGNIEDKDLLSALYLIIGCCNVAFGFAIFAQGWLFFANRLSQARLYTSALFLGVCIFDFLHTLSFVGIPAISSYINAEQSLWLLTFSRLTSAVGILFIFGRGDKPVAAAGKNKVFRTSSVLIVGALALFIFGDMVANRMSGYSQVEGLQHVMNLAVLFIYLLAVGIIVYPGKTEKSASFLIIIRSLIFFSLGQVFLMNLLSVGEMDYLFGMLSSGAAYYLLLKGVYRLTIEEPFQENEEAEARINYLAYHDDLTGLPNRRRLMQSVEEMLLQGERDKSRGFTALVIMNINHFKNINDSLGHYAGDLLLQLVAKRIGNEAKANEELYSMGADEFAFLMTDRTGVENCLIRAGELLRLFDTPVQLESGEYHISLSLGMSIYPGDGDTAEQLIQNADTAVHNAKDQGVEIRRYIPAMQMKAKERLKLENDLRRALERDEFYLVYQPQVQLETEEIVGMEALLRWDHPKRGLVSPVDFIPIAEESGLIVPIGEWVLKTACRQNKMWQNAGYRPICVSINLSMRQFLQPNLAGKIGVILQDIGLDPCYVDLEITESMTLDKETAFDQLNRLKRLGVFISIDDFGTGYSSLHYLKNMPIDRLKIDRSFVSEVLEDSNNAAIVSTITSMAHHLKLKVTAEGVENQEQLQFLRQQHCHEGQGYLFSKPIKAAEFETFFLKPSLGMPS, from the coding sequence ATGAGACAAGAAGAGAAAAAGACCATACATGCGGCAATTACAGGGGCCGTGCTGTTCCTTCTGATACAAATTTTTCGTACACCGCTGGGGAATATAGAGGATAAGGATTTGTTGTCGGCGCTCTACCTGATCATTGGCTGCTGTAATGTCGCCTTTGGATTTGCTATTTTTGCCCAAGGATGGCTGTTCTTCGCCAATCGATTATCCCAGGCGAGGCTTTATACCTCTGCGCTCTTTTTGGGTGTCTGCATATTTGACTTTTTACACACGCTCAGTTTCGTAGGCATTCCTGCAATATCTTCCTATATTAATGCTGAACAATCCTTGTGGCTGCTCACCTTCTCCCGCTTGACGAGTGCAGTAGGGATTTTGTTCATTTTCGGCAGGGGGGACAAGCCCGTAGCAGCTGCAGGCAAAAACAAAGTCTTCCGGACCTCCTCTGTGCTGATTGTGGGCGCTCTGGCTCTGTTCATTTTTGGGGATATGGTGGCTAACCGGATGTCGGGTTATTCGCAGGTTGAAGGACTGCAGCATGTCATGAATCTGGCCGTGCTTTTTATCTATCTGCTAGCCGTGGGCATCATCGTTTACCCTGGCAAAACGGAGAAGTCGGCCTCCTTCCTCATTATTATCCGCTCCTTGATCTTTTTCTCGCTGGGCCAGGTATTTCTTATGAATCTTCTAAGCGTAGGAGAGATGGATTATCTGTTTGGAATGCTCAGCAGCGGTGCAGCCTATTATCTTTTGCTGAAGGGTGTATACCGGCTTACTATTGAAGAGCCTTTTCAGGAAAATGAGGAGGCAGAGGCCCGGATTAATTATTTGGCTTACCACGATGATCTAACCGGTCTGCCGAATAGACGCCGCCTGATGCAGAGCGTGGAAGAAATGCTGCTCCAGGGTGAACGGGATAAGAGCCGCGGATTCACTGCACTGGTTATCATGAATATCAATCATTTCAAAAATATAAATGACTCGCTCGGACATTACGCCGGCGATCTTCTGCTTCAATTGGTCGCCAAGCGTATTGGGAATGAAGCGAAGGCGAATGAAGAACTCTACAGTATGGGAGCCGATGAGTTTGCTTTTCTGATGACGGACCGGACCGGTGTTGAGAATTGCCTGATTCGTGCGGGGGAGCTTTTGCGGCTATTTGACACGCCGGTACAGCTTGAATCCGGGGAATATCATATTTCACTCAGTCTGGGCATGAGCATTTACCCTGGGGACGGGGACACGGCAGAGCAGCTGATTCAGAATGCGGATACCGCCGTTCATAATGCCAAAGACCAGGGAGTGGAGATCCGGCGGTACATACCCGCAATGCAGATGAAAGCGAAGGAACGGCTGAAACTGGAAAATGATCTGCGCCGTGCGCTTGAACGTGACGAGTTCTATCTGGTCTATCAGCCGCAGGTACAGCTCGAAACCGAGGAAATTGTCGGTATGGAAGCATTGCTCCGCTGGGATCATCCGAAGCGCGGACTGGTCTCGCCAGTGGACTTCATTCCGATTGCCGAAGAAAGCGGCCTGATCGTTCCGATTGGGGAATGGGTGCTCAAAACAGCCTGCCGCCAGAATAAAATGTGGCAAAACGCCGGTTACCGGCCCATTTGCGTCTCCATCAACCTGTCTATGCGCCAATTCCTTCAGCCGAACCTGGCGGGGAAAATTGGTGTCATTCTGCAGGATATCGGACTTGACCCTTGTTATGTTGATCTGGAGATCACGGAAAGCATGACCCTGGATAAAGAGACAGCCTTCGATCAGCTCAACCGCTTGAAGAGATTGGGTGTCTTTATCAGTATTGATGATTTTGGCACAGGCTACAGCTCTTTGCATTACCTGAAGAATATGCCGATTGACCGGTTGAAGATTGACCGTTCCTTTGTGTCGGAAGTGTTGGAAGACAGCAACAACGCAGCCATCGTATCGACGATTACCTCCATGGCCCACCACTTGAAGCTGAAGGTAACGGCGGAAGGTGTGGAGAACCAGGAGCAGCTGCAATTCCTGCGCCAGCAGCACTGCCATGAGGGGCAAGGCTATTTATTCAGCAAACCCATTAAGGCTGCCGAATTCGAAACATTTTTTCTGAAGCCTTCGCTGGGAATGCCATCTTAA
- a CDS encoding aldolase catalytic domain-containing protein — protein sequence MVKSNKSKIVDCTIRDGGLVNNWDFSVEFVQNLYAGLNEAGVDYMEIGYKNSPKLLKGAEGAGPWRFLDDDFLRKVIPQKGHTKLSALVDIGRVDENDILPRSESMLDLIRVACYSKDVDKALQLVQTFHDLGYETTINIMALSNVMENELLEAFEQIRESVVDVVYIVDSYGSLDHNDIHYLVEKFQTHLPNKRLGVHTHNNLQLAFSNTLLASEKGVELLDASCYGMGRAAGNCPTELLVTHLKNTKYTLRPVLDILERLMIPLREKEEWGYIIPYMITGTLDEHPRSAMALRSSEDKDKAVEFYDKLTTPEVNFGDK from the coding sequence ATGGTAAAGAGTAATAAAAGCAAAATTGTCGATTGCACGATCCGCGATGGGGGTTTGGTTAATAACTGGGATTTCAGTGTGGAATTTGTACAGAATTTGTATGCCGGTCTGAATGAGGCTGGCGTTGATTATATGGAAATCGGGTATAAAAATTCACCTAAACTGCTTAAAGGGGCAGAAGGTGCCGGGCCTTGGCGTTTTCTGGATGATGATTTCCTGAGAAAAGTGATTCCCCAGAAGGGTCACACCAAGCTGTCTGCGCTTGTGGATATTGGCCGGGTGGATGAGAATGATATTTTGCCCCGCAGTGAAAGTATGCTGGATTTGATCCGCGTAGCCTGCTACAGCAAGGATGTGGACAAAGCCCTGCAGCTGGTGCAGACGTTCCACGATCTTGGTTATGAAACCACCATTAATATTATGGCCTTGTCAAATGTCATGGAGAATGAACTGCTGGAAGCCTTTGAACAAATCCGCGAGAGCGTTGTAGACGTTGTATATATTGTAGATTCATACGGCAGTCTGGACCATAACGACATTCATTACCTGGTGGAAAAATTCCAAACCCACCTGCCGAATAAGCGCTTAGGGGTACATACCCATAACAATTTGCAGCTGGCTTTCTCCAACACCCTTCTAGCTTCCGAAAAAGGTGTCGAACTGCTTGATGCTTCCTGCTACGGGATGGGACGAGCTGCCGGAAATTGCCCAACTGAACTGCTGGTTACCCATTTGAAGAATACCAAATATACGCTCCGGCCGGTGCTCGACATCCTTGAGCGGCTGATGATCCCTTTGCGTGAAAAGGAAGAATGGGGCTATATCATTCCGTATATGATTACAGGTACGCTGGATGAGCATCCACGTTCCGCAATGGCGCTGCGTTCATCAGAGGACAAGGACAAAGCGGTTGAGTTCTATGACAAGCTCACCACGCCTGAAGTGAATTTTGGAGATAAATAA